Proteins from a single region of Longimicrobium sp.:
- a CDS encoding metallophosphoesterase gives MTDRDDAPAGGPAPPAGSRSPLITRRRFLALGAAGAAAVGGNAFLVEPRRVEFTRHAINARTSPEQRQVRFVQVTDLHLHSVGRLHRRIVAEVNRLKPDFVLFTGDSVDDKERLPELASLLELFDRRTPKYAIAGNREYWGGVDMADLAAIYGRYNGRLLVNKSAVHEVGGRGLAVIGLDDLLGGQPDGPGAFGRAAAKGADAHLVLAHCPEHRDRLFANSAFGVHAPPAPAPDFDLRQVAAVLSGHTHGGQVNLFGWTPILPPASGRYVRGWFRDPGAAPLYVCRGIGMSSLPVRFGSPPEVAVFTIWV, from the coding sequence ATGACCGATCGCGATGACGCGCCGGCCGGTGGACCCGCTCCACCGGCCGGCTCGCGTTCCCCCCTCATCACCCGCAGGCGTTTCCTGGCCCTTGGCGCGGCCGGCGCGGCGGCGGTGGGGGGCAATGCCTTCCTGGTGGAGCCGCGGCGCGTGGAGTTCACCCGCCACGCGATCAACGCGCGCACCTCGCCGGAGCAGCGGCAGGTGCGGTTCGTCCAGGTCACCGACCTGCACCTGCACTCCGTCGGCCGCCTCCACCGGCGGATCGTGGCGGAGGTCAACCGGCTGAAGCCCGACTTCGTGCTCTTCACCGGCGACTCGGTAGACGACAAGGAGCGCCTGCCCGAGTTGGCGTCGCTGCTGGAGCTGTTCGACCGGCGCACGCCCAAGTACGCCATCGCCGGAAACCGCGAGTACTGGGGCGGCGTGGACATGGCGGACCTGGCTGCCATCTACGGGAGATACAACGGGCGGCTGCTGGTGAACAAGTCCGCCGTGCACGAGGTGGGGGGCCGGGGACTGGCCGTCATCGGGCTGGACGATCTCCTTGGCGGTCAGCCCGACGGCCCGGGCGCCTTCGGCCGCGCCGCGGCCAAGGGTGCCGATGCGCACCTGGTCCTGGCCCACTGCCCGGAGCACCGCGACCGGCTGTTCGCCAACTCGGCGTTCGGCGTCCATGCGCCGCCCGCGCCCGCCCCGGACTTCGATCTGCGCCAAGTGGCGGCGGTGCTGAGCGGCCACACGCACGGGGGGCAGGTGAACCTCTTCGGGTGGACCCCCATCCTGCCCCCGGCCAGCGGGCGCTACGTCCGGGGCTGGTTCCGCGATCCCGGCGCGGCGCCGCTCTACGTCTGCCGCGGCATCGGGATGTCGTCGCTCCCGGTGCGCTTCGGGTCGCCGCCGGAGGTGGCAGTGTTTACGATATGGGTGTGA
- a CDS encoding RagB/SusD family nutrient uptake outer membrane protein, with the protein MTKSFRVIPALLAAALLAGCAELDVTDPNQRTADTFWQTEQDAVMGVNAAYRGLQENGGYGRWLQFAYDMRSDIGYSRSPWGDLANFTKSVLGSYDFEVNREIFQHHYQTIFRANQVIAYVPAITGMNAGTRDRIVGEAKFIRALAYFNLVNLYGNIPLVLEPSNPADRPAQVTADVVWAQIEKDLTEARAALPASYTGTDVGRATRGAAAALLGRAHLQQREWAPAAAAFADVTGGTQYSLLSNFGDNFTAAGDNSVETIFEVQFGGPEVLAAGSRGQNIIKMMGPCGVGFCDGEPRQWYVDEFRRETTVAGGTDPRMDATLFYNRAGGMDVYGTPFANRYGNRLGDEFWKKFGEHYKTDQDWDNPINVEVMRLGGVLLLHAEALTENNQVELARPLVNRVRARAGLAPLATGMSQAAMRTEIEHQILLELGLENERWLWLARQGWLSDAGRIATLRTRDPDFDVFAPHRALLPIPSTETNLNPNVKQNPGW; encoded by the coding sequence ATGACGAAATCCTTTCGAGTGATCCCGGCCCTGCTGGCGGCGGCGCTGCTGGCGGGGTGCGCGGAGCTGGACGTAACCGATCCCAACCAGCGGACGGCCGACACCTTCTGGCAGACCGAGCAGGACGCGGTGATGGGGGTGAATGCCGCCTACCGCGGGCTGCAGGAGAACGGCGGCTACGGCCGGTGGCTGCAGTTCGCCTACGACATGCGCTCCGACATCGGCTACAGCCGGAGCCCGTGGGGCGACCTGGCGAACTTCACCAAGTCGGTGCTGGGCAGCTACGACTTCGAGGTGAACCGCGAGATCTTTCAGCACCACTACCAGACGATCTTCCGGGCCAACCAGGTGATCGCGTACGTTCCCGCCATCACGGGAATGAACGCGGGCACGCGCGACCGCATCGTGGGCGAGGCCAAGTTCATCCGGGCCTTGGCGTACTTCAACCTGGTGAACCTGTACGGCAACATCCCGCTGGTGCTGGAGCCCTCGAACCCCGCCGACCGGCCGGCGCAGGTGACGGCCGACGTGGTGTGGGCGCAGATCGAGAAGGACCTGACGGAGGCGCGCGCCGCGCTTCCCGCCAGCTACACCGGCACCGACGTGGGCCGCGCCACCCGCGGCGCCGCGGCGGCGCTGCTGGGCCGGGCGCACCTGCAGCAGCGCGAGTGGGCCCCGGCGGCGGCGGCGTTCGCCGACGTCACCGGCGGCACCCAGTACTCGCTGCTGTCCAACTTCGGCGACAATTTCACCGCCGCGGGCGACAACAGCGTCGAAACCATCTTCGAGGTGCAGTTCGGCGGCCCCGAAGTGCTGGCGGCGGGAAGCCGCGGGCAGAACATCATCAAGATGATGGGCCCCTGCGGCGTGGGCTTCTGCGACGGCGAGCCCCGCCAGTGGTACGTGGACGAGTTCCGCAGGGAGACGACCGTGGCCGGCGGGACGGACCCGCGCATGGACGCCACGCTCTTCTACAACCGCGCCGGCGGCATGGACGTGTACGGCACGCCTTTCGCCAACCGCTACGGCAACCGGCTGGGCGACGAGTTCTGGAAGAAGTTCGGCGAGCACTACAAGACCGACCAGGACTGGGACAACCCCATCAACGTCGAGGTGATGCGGCTGGGCGGCGTGCTGCTGCTCCACGCCGAGGCGCTCACCGAGAACAACCAGGTGGAGCTGGCGCGGCCGCTGGTGAACCGCGTGCGTGCCCGTGCCGGGCTGGCGCCGCTTGCCACGGGGATGTCGCAGGCCGCCATGCGCACCGAGATCGAGCACCAGATCCTGCTGGAGCTGGGGCTGGAGAACGAGCGCTGGCTCTGGCTGGCGCGGCAGGGGTGGCTGTCGGACGCGGGACGCATCGCAACGCTGCGCACGCGCGACCCGGACTTCGACGTCTTTGCGCCGCACCGGGCGCTGCTGCCCATTCCGTCGACGGAAACGAACCTGAACCCGAACGTCAAGCAGAACCCCGGCTGGTAA
- a CDS encoding SusC/RagA family TonB-linked outer membrane protein: MKNSLFNRAGLAARLLPALACLALLVWGAAPLAAQGTGRITGAVTTDAGAPVADATVSVVGTQMTARTGPDGRFTIAGVPAGTHQVRAGQIGFASGTVSVTVADGQTAVANFRLGTQALMLEEVVAVGYTSQRRATVSDAVASVSAEDIADQQVATLEEALRGRIPGVTVQSTGEPGQSSRVIVRGQLFLGNSDPLYVVDGMYTRQNPNLNPDDIESIQVLKDASAAAQYGAQSANGVIIITTKRGRSGAPRVSVNSYYGVQNVARRIDFVSGSRWSQINNMARTNAGMAADNTQFSVDTDWQDAVFQTGNIQDHNFSVGGGTDNASYLLGGGWFEQEGTIINTGFERASLRVNSEMRGGRWRVGENLSVSRSTRDNVVGFPLIDVVRLQPGIPVYDPNNASGFGYGSGGGALATFGTNPVGAFEREDNTDATNRLLGNVFGELSLIGGLRYRVNLGAEYVDTDFRQFVRQRQIRQNTVPTFNEGLNRRGSLLSLLQEHLLQFEGSRGEHALNAVAGVTEQTTNFQGLEAYRRGFADEDINEIDAGTSNFANRGFTIPGALRGLLGRANYSYADRYLLTGTFRRDGSSRFGPGNKYGNFFSGSAAWVVSEEPFFAGIPFIGGADNLKLRASYGSLGNQDIGDFQYAASVVANQSYLFGNSIATGATQLSLANPDIRWQDQTQTNVGLDLAVLGGNLLVTADYYVSESGGLLVQAPIPWSLGAVGAPTVNAGTIRNRGFELGAELSLQRGDFDLDLAANVTTINNEVTELGNGGQPIFAGFGNVARTTVGGSIGEFFVLKTDGIFQSDAEVQAYRASNGNRIQPNAKAGDIRYADLNDDGLINDDDRYVAGSPNPDLETGLSLNADYRAFNFGVAMRGSFGAKVFNVARFWTDRMDENSNYRADLDPWTPGNTSTDDPRAVFGPAGADNARANTDRWIEDASFLRIQNVVLGYRLPAGLTSRFGIAGEGSRIYLNIQNLHTFTSFSNWDPEVRGGDTLTRGIDDGRIYPNPRTFSLGIDVNL; the protein is encoded by the coding sequence ATGAAGAACTCCCTGTTCAACCGCGCCGGGCTCGCCGCGAGGCTGCTCCCCGCGCTCGCCTGCCTGGCCCTGCTCGTGTGGGGCGCCGCGCCTCTCGCCGCGCAGGGCACGGGCCGGATCACCGGCGCCGTCACCACCGATGCCGGCGCGCCCGTGGCCGACGCCACCGTGTCCGTCGTGGGCACGCAGATGACGGCCCGCACCGGCCCCGACGGCCGCTTCACCATCGCCGGCGTTCCCGCCGGCACGCACCAGGTGCGCGCCGGCCAGATCGGCTTCGCCTCCGGCACCGTCTCGGTGACCGTGGCCGACGGGCAGACCGCCGTCGCCAACTTCCGCCTGGGCACCCAGGCCCTGATGCTCGAAGAGGTGGTGGCCGTGGGCTACACCTCCCAGCGCCGTGCCACCGTGAGCGACGCGGTGGCGTCCGTTTCGGCCGAGGACATCGCGGACCAGCAGGTGGCCACCCTCGAAGAGGCCCTGCGCGGCCGCATTCCGGGCGTGACGGTGCAGTCCACCGGCGAGCCGGGGCAGAGCTCCCGCGTGATCGTCCGCGGGCAGCTCTTCCTGGGGAACAGCGACCCGCTGTACGTGGTGGACGGGATGTACACCCGGCAGAACCCCAACCTGAACCCCGACGACATCGAGAGCATCCAGGTGCTCAAGGACGCCTCGGCGGCGGCCCAGTACGGCGCCCAGTCGGCCAACGGCGTCATCATCATCACGACCAAGCGCGGCCGGTCCGGAGCTCCCCGGGTGTCGGTGAATTCGTACTACGGCGTACAGAACGTCGCGCGGCGCATCGACTTCGTCAGCGGCTCGCGGTGGAGCCAGATCAACAACATGGCGCGTACCAACGCCGGAATGGCCGCCGACAACACGCAGTTCTCGGTGGATACCGACTGGCAGGACGCCGTCTTCCAGACGGGCAACATCCAGGACCACAACTTTTCCGTGGGTGGCGGAACCGACAACGCCAGCTACCTGCTGGGCGGCGGGTGGTTCGAGCAGGAAGGCACCATCATCAACACCGGCTTCGAGCGGGCGAGCCTGCGGGTGAACAGCGAAATGCGCGGCGGCCGCTGGCGCGTAGGCGAGAACCTGTCCGTTTCGCGCAGCACGCGCGACAACGTGGTGGGCTTTCCGCTGATCGACGTAGTGCGGCTGCAGCCCGGCATCCCGGTGTACGACCCCAACAACGCCAGCGGCTTCGGCTACGGCAGCGGCGGCGGGGCGCTGGCCACCTTCGGCACCAACCCGGTGGGCGCCTTCGAGCGCGAGGACAACACCGACGCCACCAACCGGTTGCTGGGAAACGTCTTCGGCGAACTTTCGCTGATCGGCGGGCTGCGTTACCGGGTGAACCTCGGCGCTGAGTACGTCGACACCGACTTCCGCCAGTTCGTCCGGCAGCGGCAGATCCGGCAGAACACGGTACCCACCTTCAACGAGGGACTCAATCGGCGCGGCAGCCTCCTCTCGTTGCTGCAGGAGCACCTGCTGCAGTTCGAGGGCTCGCGCGGCGAGCACGCCCTGAACGCGGTGGCCGGCGTCACCGAGCAGACCACCAACTTCCAGGGCCTGGAGGCGTACCGCCGCGGCTTCGCCGACGAGGACATCAACGAGATCGACGCGGGCACCAGCAACTTCGCGAACCGCGGCTTCACCATCCCCGGCGCGCTGCGGGGCCTGCTGGGCCGGGCCAACTACTCGTACGCCGACCGTTACCTGCTGACCGGCACCTTCCGCCGCGACGGCTCGTCACGCTTTGGCCCGGGGAACAAGTACGGAAACTTCTTCTCTGGCTCGGCGGCGTGGGTGGTCAGCGAGGAGCCGTTCTTCGCCGGCATCCCGTTCATTGGCGGCGCCGACAACCTGAAGCTGCGCGCCAGCTACGGCTCGCTGGGCAACCAGGACATCGGCGACTTCCAGTACGCCGCGTCGGTGGTCGCCAACCAGAGCTATTTGTTCGGCAACAGCATCGCCACTGGCGCCACGCAGCTCAGCCTGGCCAACCCCGACATCCGCTGGCAGGACCAGACGCAGACGAACGTGGGCCTGGACCTGGCCGTGCTGGGGGGCAACCTGCTGGTGACGGCCGACTACTACGTCTCGGAGTCCGGCGGCCTGCTGGTGCAGGCGCCCATTCCCTGGAGCCTGGGTGCCGTGGGCGCGCCCACGGTGAACGCAGGAACCATCCGCAACCGCGGCTTCGAACTGGGCGCGGAGTTGAGCCTGCAGCGCGGCGACTTCGACCTGGACCTGGCCGCCAACGTTACCACGATCAACAATGAGGTGACGGAGCTGGGCAACGGCGGGCAGCCCATCTTCGCCGGTTTCGGCAACGTGGCGCGCACCACGGTGGGGGGTTCCATCGGCGAGTTCTTCGTGCTGAAGACCGACGGCATCTTCCAGAGCGACGCCGAGGTGCAGGCGTACCGGGCCAGCAACGGCAACCGCATCCAGCCCAACGCCAAGGCCGGCGACATCCGCTACGCCGACCTGAACGACGACGGGCTGATCAACGACGACGATCGCTACGTGGCGGGCAGCCCCAACCCCGACCTGGAAACGGGCCTGAGCCTGAACGCGGACTACCGGGCCTTCAACTTCGGCGTGGCGATGCGCGGCAGCTTTGGCGCCAAAGTGTTCAACGTCGCCCGGTTCTGGACGGACCGCATGGATGAGAACAGCAACTATCGCGCTGACCTGGACCCGTGGACGCCCGGCAACACCAGCACCGACGACCCGCGCGCCGTGTTCGGCCCGGCGGGCGCCGACAACGCCCGCGCCAACACCGACCGCTGGATCGAGGACGCGTCGTTCCTGCGCATTCAGAACGTGGTGCTGGGCTACCGGCTGCCGGCCGGGCTCACCAGCCGCTTCGGCATCGCGGGCGAGGGGTCGCGCATCTACCTGAACATCCAGAACCTGCACACGTTCACCAGCTTCTCCAACTGGGACCCCGAAGTGCGCGGCGGCGACACGCTAACGCGCGGAATCGACGACGGGCGGATCTACCCGAACCCGCGCACGTTCTCGCTCGGCATCGACGTGAACCTGTGA
- a CDS encoding aldose epimerase family protein encodes MTVERAPFGELDGNVVEMFTMRAPGGAEVRVTPYGGAILSIRVPDRDGRLGDVVLGFDTLAEYVADTAYFGALIGRHANRIRGGRFSLDGTAHQLPVNNGQNHLHGGPRGFHKVLWSARPLADGVALEYTSPSGDEGYPGNLRATVTYRWSADHALSVDYEAEADAATPVNLTQHTYFNLAGDPARDILGHRLQLNADRFTPVDDTLIPTGEMAPVEGTPFDFRQPTPIGAQIGDGHAQFDAPGGYDHNFVLRGDGSLSLGARVVEPESGRVLELLTTEPGLQFYSGNFLNGEAVGKGGVPYRHRCGFCLEPQHFPDAPNQPAFPSTILRPGERYTSRTVYRFSVAVD; translated from the coding sequence ATGACTGTGGAGCGTGCGCCGTTCGGCGAGCTGGACGGCAACGTCGTAGAAATGTTCACCATGCGGGCGCCCGGCGGAGCCGAGGTGCGGGTCACGCCGTACGGGGGGGCGATCCTTTCCATCCGCGTCCCCGACCGCGACGGCCGGCTGGGCGACGTGGTGCTGGGCTTCGACACGCTGGCGGAGTACGTGGCCGACACCGCCTACTTCGGCGCGCTGATCGGGCGCCACGCCAACCGCATCCGCGGCGGGCGCTTTTCCCTGGACGGCACGGCGCACCAGCTTCCCGTCAACAACGGGCAGAACCACCTGCACGGCGGCCCGCGCGGCTTTCACAAGGTGCTCTGGTCCGCGCGGCCGCTAGCGGACGGGGTGGCGCTGGAGTACACCAGCCCCAGTGGCGACGAGGGATATCCGGGAAACCTGCGGGCGACGGTGACGTACCGCTGGAGTGCGGACCATGCTCTGTCGGTGGACTACGAGGCGGAGGCGGACGCCGCCACGCCGGTGAACCTGACGCAGCACACGTACTTCAACCTCGCGGGCGATCCCGCGCGCGACATCCTGGGCCACCGGCTGCAACTGAACGCCGACCGGTTCACGCCCGTGGACGACACGCTGATCCCGACGGGCGAGATGGCGCCGGTGGAGGGCACCCCGTTCGACTTCCGCCAGCCGACCCCCATCGGCGCGCAGATCGGCGACGGTCACGCGCAGTTCGACGCGCCGGGCGGATACGACCACAATTTCGTGCTTCGGGGCGACGGCTCGCTGTCTCTCGGCGCGCGCGTGGTGGAGCCGGAGAGCGGGCGCGTGCTGGAGCTTCTCACCACGGAGCCCGGTCTGCAGTTCTACTCGGGCAACTTCCTGAACGGCGAGGCCGTGGGCAAAGGCGGAGTGCCGTACCGCCATCGGTGCGGGTTCTGCCTGGAGCCGCAGCACTTTCCCGACGCGCCCAACCAGCCCGCCTTCCCCAGCACCATCCTCCGCCCAGGCGAGCGCTACACCTCGCGCACGGTCTACCGGTTCAGCGTAGCCGTAGACTAG
- a CDS encoding LacI family DNA-binding transcriptional regulator: MQSKRATITDVARLAGVSKATVSAVLNDTGTVKASTRDRVLSVMENVNYRPAGFSGRAAAQNERSIGLVIKEIDNPYYGEVVTGARAAAQESGYTLLVTSSEGEYEAERKAVELLQRKEVDGLILTPVLDQDADLSHLFELKRRNFPFVLLEELRGVPAGLIDVDNEEASRKAVEFLIAQGHTRIVHFAGPAYSWHSQERIDGVRRACSASHVIFGDDDVVRAGAHMEDGYRAGLEYFGALSPAGRPTAVTCYNDLVALGLCRALGELGIGVPADVSVVGFDDIQMLEYLPLRLTTVRMPKFQMGQLAAQMLIRHIESRETLPPQKVYLEAELVVRDSTRAVPQSAPPGRIRFASADGDGTAASGARARTVATP; this comes from the coding sequence ATGCAGAGCAAGCGCGCAACCATCACCGACGTCGCCCGGCTGGCGGGCGTATCCAAGGCAACCGTGTCCGCCGTCCTCAACGACACCGGCACGGTGAAGGCCAGCACCCGCGACCGGGTGCTGTCGGTGATGGAGAACGTGAACTACCGCCCCGCCGGCTTTTCGGGGCGGGCGGCTGCGCAGAACGAGCGGAGCATCGGGCTGGTCATCAAGGAGATCGACAACCCCTACTACGGCGAAGTGGTCACCGGCGCCCGCGCCGCGGCGCAGGAAAGCGGCTACACGCTGCTGGTCACCAGTTCCGAGGGCGAGTACGAAGCCGAGCGCAAGGCGGTGGAGCTGCTGCAGCGCAAGGAGGTCGACGGGTTGATCCTGACGCCCGTGCTGGACCAGGACGCCGACCTTTCGCACCTGTTCGAGCTGAAGCGCCGCAACTTTCCCTTCGTCCTGCTCGAGGAGCTGCGCGGTGTGCCCGCCGGGCTGATCGACGTGGACAACGAGGAAGCTTCGCGCAAGGCGGTGGAGTTCCTGATCGCGCAGGGCCACACGCGAATCGTCCACTTCGCCGGGCCTGCCTACTCGTGGCACAGCCAGGAGCGCATCGACGGCGTGCGGCGCGCCTGTAGCGCCTCGCACGTGATCTTCGGCGACGACGACGTGGTGAGGGCGGGGGCACACATGGAGGACGGCTACCGCGCCGGGCTGGAATACTTCGGCGCGCTGTCCCCCGCGGGGCGGCCCACGGCGGTCACCTGCTACAACGATCTGGTGGCGCTGGGGCTGTGCCGCGCGCTGGGCGAGCTGGGCATCGGCGTGCCCGCCGACGTGTCGGTGGTGGGGTTCGACGACATCCAGATGCTGGAGTACCTGCCGCTGCGCCTGACCACCGTTCGCATGCCCAAGTTCCAGATGGGCCAGCTGGCCGCGCAGATGCTGATCCGGCACATCGAGTCGCGCGAAACGCTTCCGCCCCAGAAGGTTTACCTGGAGGCCGAGCTGGTGGTGCGCGATTCCACCCGGGCCGTGCCGCAGTCCGCGCCGCCCGGCCGCATCCGCTTCGCGTCGGCGGACGGCGACGGCACCGCCGCCTCCGGCGCGCGGGCCCGGACCGTGGCCACGCCCTGA
- a CDS encoding glycoside hydrolase family 43 protein — protein sequence MTGTNWLRIAALPLLLAGCGDGPGTIEPPPTAQCTFANPVVAGADPWVVRDAGSYHMVQSRDGGIWVTKSTTLTGVAGNGVRVWTPPATGWNSTNVWAPELHRIGGRWYIYYAAGSAGPPYIHQRSGVLESVGTDPQGTYVDRGMLYTGDDPAQAGESKWAIDVSVATINGQLYAAWSGWEQNAATDRTPQHLYLARMSNPYTISGARVRISSPVEPWERGTELDLQEGPEFLQRNGQTFIIYSTRESWLPDYRLGQLRLTGADPMSPANWTKSGPVFVSGEGVVGVGHAGFTKSPDGTEDWIVYHAKTSTSPGWDRVIRMQKFTWNADGSPSFGLPEPSGRQIARPSGECPAN from the coding sequence ATGACAGGAACGAACTGGCTTCGGATCGCGGCGCTGCCGCTGCTTCTGGCGGGGTGCGGCGACGGCCCCGGCACCATCGAGCCGCCGCCGACGGCGCAGTGCACCTTCGCCAACCCGGTCGTCGCGGGGGCGGACCCGTGGGTGGTGCGCGACGCTGGCTCGTACCACATGGTGCAGTCGCGCGACGGGGGCATCTGGGTGACGAAGTCCACCACGCTCACCGGCGTCGCCGGCAACGGGGTGCGCGTGTGGACGCCCCCCGCGACGGGGTGGAACTCCACCAACGTCTGGGCGCCCGAGCTTCACCGCATCGGCGGCCGCTGGTACATCTACTACGCGGCGGGAAGCGCGGGGCCGCCGTACATCCACCAGCGCAGCGGCGTGCTGGAGTCGGTGGGCACCGACCCGCAGGGCACGTACGTCGACCGGGGGATGCTGTACACGGGCGACGACCCGGCGCAGGCGGGCGAGAGCAAGTGGGCCATCGACGTTTCCGTGGCCACCATCAATGGGCAGCTGTACGCCGCCTGGTCCGGCTGGGAGCAGAACGCCGCCACGGACCGCACGCCGCAGCACCTGTACCTGGCGCGGATGTCCAACCCGTACACCATCAGCGGCGCGCGGGTACGCATCAGCTCGCCAGTGGAGCCGTGGGAGCGGGGGACGGAGCTGGACCTGCAGGAGGGGCCCGAGTTCCTTCAGCGCAACGGGCAGACGTTCATCATCTACTCCACGCGCGAGTCGTGGCTGCCCGACTACCGCCTGGGCCAGCTTCGCCTGACCGGCGCGGACCCCATGTCGCCGGCCAACTGGACGAAGAGCGGCCCCGTGTTCGTTTCGGGCGAGGGCGTGGTGGGCGTAGGGCACGCGGGGTTCACCAAGTCGCCCGACGGCACGGAGGACTGGATCGTGTACCACGCCAAGACGAGCACGTCGCCGGGGTGGGACCGGGTGATCCGCATGCAGAAGTTCACCTGGAACGCGGACGGGTCTCCCAGCTTCGGGCTGCCGGAGCCTTCGGGGCGGCAGATCGCCCGGCCCTCGGGCGAATGTCCCGCGAACTGA
- the lgt gene encoding prolipoprotein diacylglyceryl transferase, whose protein sequence is MFPILFEIGGFKVTSFGLMMALAFLAASWVTARELKQAGHNPEHAWDLAGWAAIGGILGAKIYYLILNFSETAADPWTALLSRSGLVWYGGFIGGALAVLFRLRQLKLPVWPYGDAIAPGLAMGYAIGRLGCFMVGDDYGAPTDAPWAVAFPEGAPPSTAGNLRAFGVDLPASVPDTQVLAVHPTQLYEAGMSFIILFALFKLRPRLADTPGKLFFAWLAMAGVERFIVEIFRAKDDRFFGVISVAQLISIGLVVTGIAVLYSHNKRREQAPRRIVRA, encoded by the coding sequence ATGTTCCCAATCCTCTTCGAGATCGGCGGGTTCAAGGTCACCAGCTTCGGGCTGATGATGGCCCTGGCGTTTCTCGCCGCATCGTGGGTCACCGCCCGCGAGCTCAAGCAGGCGGGGCACAACCCGGAGCACGCGTGGGACCTGGCGGGGTGGGCGGCCATCGGCGGCATCCTGGGCGCCAAGATCTACTACCTGATCCTCAACTTCTCCGAGACCGCGGCCGACCCGTGGACCGCCCTGCTGTCGCGCTCCGGCCTGGTGTGGTACGGCGGCTTCATCGGGGGCGCGCTGGCGGTGCTGTTCCGCCTTCGCCAGCTGAAGCTGCCCGTGTGGCCATACGGCGACGCCATCGCGCCGGGGCTGGCCATGGGGTACGCCATCGGCCGGCTGGGGTGCTTCATGGTGGGCGACGACTACGGCGCCCCCACCGACGCGCCCTGGGCCGTGGCGTTTCCCGAGGGAGCGCCGCCCTCCACCGCCGGCAACCTGCGCGCGTTCGGCGTAGACCTGCCGGCCAGCGTGCCCGACACCCAGGTGCTCGCCGTCCACCCCACGCAGCTGTACGAGGCGGGGATGTCGTTCATCATCCTCTTCGCCCTGTTCAAGCTGCGTCCGCGGCTGGCCGACACGCCGGGGAAGCTGTTCTTCGCGTGGCTGGCGATGGCGGGCGTCGAGCGCTTCATCGTGGAGATCTTCCGCGCCAAGGACGACCGCTTCTTCGGGGTGATCTCGGTCGCGCAGCTGATCAGCATCGGCCTGGTCGTCACGGGGATCGCCGTCCTGTACTCGCACAACAAGCGTCGCGAACAGGCTCCGCGCCGGATCGTCCGCGCCTGA
- a CDS encoding YihY/virulence factor BrkB family protein, which yields MDVKGNFGLLKRAFKDFSDDECPRMAAALSYYTVFSLPPLLILILLIAGMVFDPAQVQEALATQMGSLMGSAGAEEVGTILQQSEKPGGRGLKAFLGIAAVTFGATGAFLQLQGALNRAWEVEPDPKAGGIKNMIFKRVLSLGMILGVAFLLLVSLALSAAISALGGFIGRIIPGANEVVLHVFNFIFSLVVITGLFAAIFKVLPDARIAWKDVWVGAVFTGLLFVIGKFGLGFYLGRSNPGEAFGAAGSLALVLVWIYYSSMIILFGAEFTQVWAIERGSGIEPEPGARRMNDDVGGAEAQGKKGRPTGKAAKRAAALKNDPNNVTVQEPDSRVEQRLPE from the coding sequence ATGGACGTCAAAGGCAACTTCGGCCTGCTGAAGCGGGCATTCAAGGACTTCTCCGACGACGAATGCCCGCGGATGGCGGCGGCGCTTTCGTACTATACGGTGTTCTCGCTGCCACCGCTGCTGATCCTGATCCTGCTGATCGCGGGGATGGTGTTCGACCCGGCGCAGGTGCAGGAGGCGCTCGCCACGCAGATGGGCAGCCTGATGGGCTCCGCCGGCGCCGAAGAGGTGGGCACCATCCTCCAGCAGTCGGAAAAGCCGGGCGGGCGCGGGCTGAAGGCCTTCCTGGGCATCGCGGCGGTGACGTTCGGGGCGACCGGCGCCTTCCTTCAGCTGCAGGGCGCGCTGAACCGGGCCTGGGAGGTGGAGCCCGATCCGAAGGCGGGCGGCATCAAGAACATGATCTTCAAGCGGGTGCTCTCGCTGGGGATGATCCTGGGCGTCGCCTTCCTTCTGCTGGTGTCGCTGGCGCTCAGCGCGGCGATCTCGGCGCTGGGCGGGTTCATTGGGCGCATCATCCCGGGCGCGAACGAGGTGGTGCTCCACGTCTTCAACTTCATCTTTTCGCTGGTGGTGATCACCGGCCTGTTCGCCGCCATCTTCAAGGTGCTCCCGGACGCGCGGATCGCCTGGAAGGACGTGTGGGTGGGCGCCGTCTTCACCGGCCTGCTCTTCGTGATCGGCAAGTTCGGACTGGGCTTCTATCTGGGCCGCAGCAACCCGGGCGAGGCGTTCGGCGCGGCGGGGTCGCTGGCGCTGGTGCTGGTGTGGATCTACTACTCGTCGATGATCATCCTTTTCGGCGCCGAGTTCACGCAGGTTTGGGCGATCGAGCGCGGAAGCGGGATCGAGCCGGAACCCGGGGCCCGGCGCATGAACGACGACGTCGGTGGTGCGGAGGCACAGGGCAAGAAGGGCAGGCCCACCGGCAAGGCCGCCAAGCGCGCAGCCGCGTTGAAGAACGATCCGAATAACGTCACCGTGCAGGAGCCCGACTCTCGCGTGGAGCAGCGGCTGCCGGAGTAG